From Gammaproteobacteria bacterium, the proteins below share one genomic window:
- a CDS encoding ATP-dependent DNA helicase, which produces MASPAALPATRFPVPDGEEADRIALDALKRHFGYPGFRPGQDVLVRAVLQGHDALGILPTGGGKSVCYQVPAAVLPHATIVVSPLVSLMADQAMRCREADIPAAFLNSTLSSQERDQVEAQLVDGALRVVFVAPERFESRSFRTMLPRLKVSLLAVDEAHCISEWGHDFRPAYLRLDRLRGMFEAPMIALTATATPRTRREIVTRLRLADPVTVVGGFDRPNLVWGVERARSWKEKRQRLRVLVRNRPGVTLIYASSRKGVERVRDDLAALGHTTEAYHAGLPAAERARVQDAFMAGDAPLVAATNAFGMGVDKSDVRLVIHHELPRTMEAYYQEAGRAGRDGDTAHCLALWSRGDRAGQMTFIDHSYPPPRAVRRFWRDLRRRAAGQTRLKLPVDELRARGGTPLTPSNVGALARALAACRVVNLREDPPEQPGDILHVDLRPHVRRLPLGRLRERRSAEVAKLAAVERYARTRGCRRARILGYFGDALDKANCGTCDNCQRQ; this is translated from the coding sequence ATGGCGAGCCCGGCAGCACTCCCGGCGACACGGTTTCCGGTCCCGGACGGCGAGGAAGCGGACCGCATCGCCCTCGACGCCCTCAAGCGCCACTTCGGCTACCCGGGGTTCAGGCCCGGGCAGGACGTGCTGGTGCGCGCGGTGCTCCAGGGCCACGACGCCCTCGGCATCCTCCCGACCGGGGGAGGGAAGAGCGTGTGCTATCAGGTGCCCGCCGCCGTGCTCCCCCACGCTACCATCGTGGTCAGCCCCCTGGTCTCCCTCATGGCCGACCAGGCGATGCGCTGCCGCGAAGCCGACATCCCCGCCGCGTTTCTCAACTCCACTCTTTCCTCGCAGGAGCGCGACCAGGTGGAGGCGCAGCTCGTCGATGGCGCGTTACGCGTGGTATTCGTCGCCCCGGAACGCTTCGAGAGCCGTTCGTTCCGCACCATGCTGCCGCGCCTGAAGGTGAGCCTGCTCGCGGTCGACGAAGCCCACTGCATTTCCGAGTGGGGCCACGACTTCCGTCCCGCCTACCTGCGCCTCGACCGTTTGCGCGGGATGTTCGAGGCTCCAATGATCGCGCTCACCGCCACCGCCACCCCGCGCACCCGGCGGGAGATCGTGACCCGGTTGCGGCTCGCCGACCCGGTCACCGTGGTGGGAGGCTTCGACCGGCCCAACCTGGTGTGGGGGGTCGAGCGGGCCCGGTCGTGGAAGGAGAAACGGCAGAGGCTGAGGGTCCTGGTGCGCAACCGCCCCGGCGTCACGCTCATCTACGCGAGCAGCCGCAAGGGGGTCGAGCGCGTCCGCGACGACCTGGCCGCCCTCGGCCACACCACCGAAGCCTACCACGCCGGGCTGCCGGCGGCCGAGCGGGCCCGCGTGCAGGACGCCTTCATGGCCGGCGACGCCCCCCTGGTGGCCGCCACCAACGCCTTCGGCATGGGGGTCGACAAGAGCGACGTGCGCCTGGTCATCCACCACGAGCTCCCGCGCACCATGGAGGCGTACTACCAGGAAGCCGGCCGGGCCGGCCGCGACGGAGACACCGCGCACTGCCTGGCGCTCTGGTCCAGGGGCGACCGCGCGGGCCAGATGACCTTCATCGACCACAGCTACCCGCCCCCGCGCGCGGTGCGCCGCTTCTGGCGCGATCTCCGCCGCCGGGCCGCAGGGCAAACGCGGCTGAAGCTTCCGGTCGACGAGCTTCGCGCCCGCGGCGGCACCCCGCTGACCCCATCCAACGTGGGCGCCCTGGCCCGCGCGCTGGCCGCCTGCCGGGTGGTGAACCTGCGCGAGGATCCTCCCGAGCAGCCCGGCGACATCCTCCACGTCGACCTGCGCCCCCACGTCCGCCGACTCCCGCTGGGAAGGCTGCGCGAGCGGCGCAGCGCCGAGGTGGCCAAACTGGCCGCCGTGGAGCGCTATGCGCGGACGCGCGGTTGCCGCCGCGCCCGCATTCTCGGCTACTTCGGGGACGCCCTCGACAAGGCCAACTGCGGCACCTGCGACAACTGCCAGCGGCAGTGA
- a CDS encoding DUF1028 domain-containing protein: MSRSPSLSRSAIAALVVPLLLTVAAPATAQEPAGWGADLVFNTFSIVGIDPVTGESGVAVTTRVACVGNAVPWVRPGVGAVATQGGTRLEYGHDLLDLLEQGVAPQEAMDRVVAADEGRERRQVGVIDMQGRSAQWTGSGQYGAEDRGDWVWERKGLNYAAQGNALVSTAVVDSVAVAFERTEGSGRHLADRLIEALYAGQVLGGDGRHGRTQSAAVLVADPRPGMSRRQDGVTTDINVCEHPEPIREVRRIYDTISETLGFRSLQQFAGRDVLQLKVMLHALGYYRPGSPPPSMETTDALLYDRETVEAVDAFRAAQAWQTSVPGWVDANTIARLWSRLEEAGVADEVRQRLRDVVRVRR; encoded by the coding sequence ATGTCCCGATCGCCCTCGTTGTCCCGAAGCGCCATCGCCGCGCTCGTCGTCCCCCTCCTGCTCACCGTCGCCGCGCCCGCGACGGCCCAGGAGCCGGCGGGCTGGGGCGCGGACCTTGTGTTCAACACCTTCTCGATCGTCGGCATCGACCCGGTGACCGGCGAGTCCGGGGTGGCGGTCACCACGCGCGTGGCGTGCGTGGGCAACGCCGTCCCGTGGGTGCGGCCAGGGGTGGGGGCGGTGGCTACCCAGGGCGGGACCCGGCTCGAGTACGGCCACGATCTGCTCGACCTTCTGGAGCAGGGCGTGGCCCCCCAGGAGGCCATGGACCGCGTGGTGGCGGCGGACGAGGGGCGGGAACGCAGGCAGGTGGGCGTGATCGACATGCAGGGGCGGTCGGCCCAGTGGACCGGCTCCGGCCAGTACGGCGCCGAAGACAGGGGTGACTGGGTCTGGGAGCGCAAGGGCCTCAACTACGCCGCGCAGGGCAACGCGCTGGTGAGCACCGCCGTGGTGGACTCGGTCGCGGTCGCGTTCGAGAGAACGGAGGGGTCGGGGCGCCACCTGGCGGACCGGCTGATCGAGGCCCTCTACGCCGGGCAGGTGCTGGGCGGGGACGGCCGCCACGGCCGCACCCAGTCGGCCGCGGTGCTGGTCGCGGACCCGCGTCCCGGCATGTCGCGCCGCCAGGACGGGGTGACCACCGACATCAACGTGTGCGAGCACCCCGAACCGATAAGGGAGGTGCGGCGCATCTACGACACCATCTCGGAGACGCTCGGCTTCCGCAGCCTCCAGCAGTTCGCCGGCCGCGACGTGCTGCAGCTAAAGGTCATGCTGCACGCGCTGGGATACTACCGGCCGGGCTCGCCGCCGCCTTCCATGGAAACGACGGACGCGCTCCTCTACGATCGCGAGACGGTCGAGGCCGTGGACGCCTTCCGCGCGGCTCAGGCCTGGCAGACCTCCGTGCCCGGCTGGGTGGACGCGAACACCATCGCGAGGCTGTGGAGCCGGCTGGAGGAGGCCGGAGTCGCCGATGAGGTGCGCCAGCGGTTGCGGGACGTGGTGCGGGTGCGGCGCTAG
- a CDS encoding acyl-CoA dehydrogenase family protein, producing the protein MEPYLGPDHARLRKGVRAFALEHIAPVAAEIDRTQTFPWENVRAMGEMGLLGVPIPEEYGGMGRDYLSYILVVEELARHDASHAITVSAHTTLGASPILTFGTEAQKRRYLPLLASGRVLGGFGLTEPAAGSDSAGTRTRAVREGDGYRINGSKIFITHAGVGEIFTITALTNPARGTRGITSFIVTKPTCDLETARRLGVGHSAELDFTRGVRAGGKEDKMGWRASDTRELVLDNVFVPAGNRLGAEGEGFVNFMRTLDAGRIGIAALALGIAEGAFDAALEYTLQRKRYGHRIYDYQAVQFRLSDMATGIQAARHLTYHAAWLKDQGRPFSKEASMAKLFASELSMRATTEAVELLGGAGYTNDYPVERMFRDAKVCEIGEGTSEIQRLLIARHLVREVGGGGMAAELKAG; encoded by the coding sequence ATGGAACCCTACCTCGGTCCTGATCACGCCCGTCTGCGCAAAGGGGTTCGAGCCTTCGCGCTGGAACACATCGCGCCCGTCGCGGCCGAGATCGACCGCACCCAGACCTTCCCCTGGGAGAACGTGCGCGCGATGGGCGAGATGGGGCTCCTGGGCGTGCCCATTCCCGAAGAATACGGGGGGATGGGACGCGACTACCTGAGCTACATCCTCGTCGTCGAGGAGTTGGCGCGGCATGACGCCAGCCACGCCATCACGGTGTCGGCGCACACGACGCTGGGCGCGAGCCCGATCCTGACGTTCGGGACCGAGGCGCAGAAGCGGAGATACCTGCCCCTGCTCGCCAGCGGCCGCGTGCTGGGAGGCTTCGGGCTCACCGAGCCGGCGGCGGGATCGGACTCGGCGGGCACACGCACGCGCGCGGTCCGCGAGGGAGACGGCTACCGCATCAACGGCTCCAAGATCTTCATCACGCACGCCGGCGTCGGGGAGATCTTCACCATCACCGCGCTTACCAATCCGGCGCGGGGCACCCGCGGCATCACCAGCTTCATCGTCACCAAGCCGACGTGCGACCTGGAGACGGCGCGCCGCCTGGGGGTGGGGCATTCGGCGGAACTCGATTTCACCCGGGGCGTACGGGCCGGCGGCAAGGAAGACAAGATGGGGTGGCGGGCTTCGGATACCCGCGAGCTGGTGCTGGACAACGTCTTCGTACCGGCCGGGAACCGGCTCGGGGCCGAAGGCGAGGGCTTCGTCAACTTCATGCGCACCCTCGATGCGGGGCGCATTGGAATCGCCGCCCTGGCTCTCGGCATCGCCGAGGGAGCTTTTGACGCCGCGCTGGAGTATACGTTGCAACGGAAACGTTACGGGCACAGGATTTACGACTATCAGGCGGTCCAATTCCGCTTGTCCGACATGGCCACGGGGATCCAGGCCGCCAGGCATCTGACGTATCACGCGGCCTGGCTCAAGGATCAGGGACGCCCCTTCTCCAAGGAAGCCTCCATGGCGAAGCTGTTCGCCTCGGAGCTGTCGATGCGCGCCACCACGGAGGCGGTCGAGCTTCTGGGAGGTGCCGGGTACACGAACGACTACCCGGTGGAACGGATGTTTCGCGACGCGAAAGTGTGCGAGATCGGAGAGGGCACGAGCGAGATTCAGCGCTTGCTGATCGCTCGCCACCTGGTGCGCGAGGTCGGCGGAGGCGGAATGGCTGCAGAGCTGAAGGCGGGGTAG
- a CDS encoding amidohydrolase family protein, which produces MRRTAPIAALLLLPAALDAQSRRPNFAQPTLPPPSIVEYQPRSTLVVRENPVPRAKYPVVDLHGHPPSLADRATIERVVAAMDELNLQVIVQARGSSGSRLTRQIEAVRAAGHADRFVFFTTLDLRNVGPGSGARIAAQLEEDVRAGAVGIGEIGKQFGLTTRKADGTRLQLDDPELDIVWETAARLGIPVFIHTADPAEFFQPLDYENERWLELAIFPNRRFFDSERFPSFEELMAERDRMLAKHPNTTWVLAHMGWHTQDLGRLGELFDRFPNVHGEVGAVLYDLGRQPRFAREFFVRYQDRILFGKDSFQPDEYPYYWRVFETEDEYFDYYRNYHAFWKLYGMGLPDEVLRKVYYANALRIIPNMPEAGFPR; this is translated from the coding sequence ATGCGCCGAACCGCACCGATCGCCGCGCTGCTTCTCCTGCCCGCCGCCCTGGACGCGCAGAGCCGTCGGCCCAACTTCGCGCAGCCGACCCTCCCGCCTCCGAGCATCGTCGAGTATCAGCCGCGCTCCACCCTCGTCGTCCGGGAGAACCCGGTGCCGCGGGCGAAGTACCCGGTGGTGGACCTGCACGGGCATCCCCCGTCACTCGCCGACCGTGCCACCATCGAGCGGGTGGTGGCGGCGATGGACGAGCTGAACCTCCAGGTCATCGTGCAGGCGCGCGGCAGCTCCGGCAGCCGCCTCACCCGTCAGATCGAGGCCGTGCGCGCCGCCGGGCACGCCGACCGCTTCGTGTTCTTCACCACGCTCGATCTGCGCAACGTGGGTCCCGGGTCGGGCGCCCGCATCGCGGCCCAACTGGAAGAGGACGTGCGCGCGGGCGCGGTGGGCATCGGCGAGATCGGCAAGCAGTTCGGGCTAACCACCCGCAAGGCCGACGGCACCCGCCTCCAGCTTGACGATCCCGAACTCGACATCGTCTGGGAGACCGCTGCCCGCCTCGGGATTCCGGTCTTCATCCACACCGCCGACCCCGCGGAGTTCTTCCAGCCCCTCGACTACGAGAACGAACGCTGGCTCGAGCTGGCCATCTTCCCCAACCGCCGCTTCTTCGACAGCGAGCGGTTCCCCTCCTTCGAGGAGCTGATGGCGGAGCGCGACCGGATGCTGGCGAAGCATCCCAATACGACCTGGGTGCTGGCGCACATGGGATGGCACACGCAGGATCTCGGCCGCCTGGGCGAGCTCTTCGACCGCTTCCCCAACGTCCACGGCGAGGTCGGCGCCGTGCTCTACGACCTGGGACGGCAGCCCCGCTTCGCGCGCGAGTTCTTCGTCCGGTACCAGGACCGCATCCTCTTCGGCAAGGATTCCTTCCAGCCTGACGAGTATCCCTACTACTGGCGCGTCTTCGAGACCGAGGACGAGTACTTCGACTACTACCGGAACTACCACGCCTTCTGGAAGCTCTACGGCATGGGCCTTCCGGACGAGGTGCTGCGCAAGGTGTACTACGCGAACGCGCTGCGGATCATCCCGAACATGCCCGAGGCAGGCTTCCCCCGGTAG
- a CDS encoding D-aminoacylase: protein MSPTPMRALCVLVPLLAACGGDGGAPVSADEGTFVIQDATIVDGTGRGGFTGSVRVVGGTIAEVTPHGAGETPSPSDGDHVYDAAGLVLAPGFVDTHSHHDGGLLIELTALAAVSQGITTIVVGQDGGSPFPIADFFAALEAAPAAVNVASYAGHGTLRRQVMGSDFRREATEHEVAAMQALLETELGSGALGLSTGLEYDPGIYSTTDEVVALAGTAAAHGGRYISHMRSEDRGLREAIEETIEIAGRARLPVQISHFKLAARSLWGQAAEILARLDAARAEGLDLTADVYPYEYWQSTMTVLFPERDFTDREAARFALEELVAPEGMLIGRFEPDPALEGRTLADISQERGTDPVTTYLDLIAESQAARAEGRDGGESIVATSMTVDDIAALMAWPHANVASDGGLRGAHPRGFGTYPRVLGQYVRSEGRLTLEEAIHKMTGLAAAHMGFSGRGTLEVGAAADLVLFSPETVIDRATTAEPHLTSIGIERVWVGGTVVYEDGAVTGAQPGVVLRREQP, encoded by the coding sequence GTGTCTCCAACCCCGATGCGCGCGCTCTGCGTCCTGGTGCCTCTGCTGGCCGCCTGCGGGGGCGATGGCGGAGCACCGGTCTCCGCCGACGAGGGCACGTTCGTGATCCAGGACGCCACCATCGTCGACGGCACCGGCCGCGGCGGATTCACCGGATCGGTGCGCGTCGTTGGAGGCACGATCGCCGAGGTGACGCCCCACGGGGCCGGCGAAACTCCGTCTCCTTCCGACGGCGACCACGTCTACGATGCCGCCGGACTGGTGCTCGCCCCGGGTTTCGTCGACACCCACAGCCACCACGACGGCGGCCTCCTGATCGAGTTGACCGCGCTGGCCGCCGTAAGCCAGGGCATCACGACCATCGTGGTCGGGCAGGACGGAGGATCGCCGTTCCCGATCGCCGACTTCTTCGCCGCGCTGGAAGCGGCCCCCGCGGCGGTGAACGTGGCCTCGTACGCTGGACACGGAACGCTCCGCCGTCAGGTCATGGGTAGCGACTTCCGCCGCGAAGCGACCGAGCACGAGGTCGCGGCCATGCAGGCGCTCCTTGAGACAGAACTCGGCAGCGGTGCGCTCGGCCTCTCGACCGGACTCGAGTACGACCCCGGGATCTACTCGACCACGGACGAAGTCGTCGCGCTCGCCGGGACGGCGGCGGCCCACGGCGGCCGCTACATCTCGCACATGCGAAGCGAGGACCGGGGCCTGCGCGAAGCCATCGAGGAGACCATCGAAATCGCGGGGCGCGCCCGCCTGCCCGTGCAGATCTCGCACTTCAAGCTGGCCGCTCGGAGCCTCTGGGGACAGGCGGCAGAGATCCTGGCACGGCTCGATGCGGCGCGCGCCGAGGGTCTCGACCTAACGGCGGACGTCTATCCCTACGAGTACTGGCAGTCCACCATGACCGTCCTGTTCCCGGAGCGCGATTTCACGGACCGCGAGGCCGCGCGTTTCGCTCTGGAAGAGCTGGTCGCTCCCGAGGGGATGCTGATCGGGCGTTTCGAGCCCGATCCCGCCCTCGAAGGCAGGACCCTGGCCGACATTTCGCAGGAGCGAGGCACCGATCCCGTCACCACCTACCTCGATCTCATCGCCGAATCGCAGGCGGCGCGCGCCGAGGGCAGAGACGGAGGCGAGAGCATCGTCGCGACCAGCATGACCGTCGACGACATCGCCGCGCTGATGGCCTGGCCGCATGCCAACGTCGCGTCCGACGGCGGGCTGCGCGGCGCCCACCCTCGCGGGTTCGGCACCTACCCGAGGGTGCTCGGGCAATACGTGCGCTCGGAAGGTCGGCTCACCCTGGAGGAGGCCATCCACAAGATGACGGGGCTGGCGGCGGCGCACATGGGGTTCTCCGGCCGGGGCACGCTGGAAGTGGGCGCTGCCGCCGACCTCGTGCTCTTCAGCCCCGAGACCGTCATCGACCGCGCGACGACCGCGGAGCCCCACCTGACGTCGATCGGGATCGAGCGCGTATGGGTCGGAGGAACGGTCGTCTACGAGGACGGGGCTGTCACGGGAGCGCAACCGGGCGTGGTGCTGCGCCGCGAACAGCCCTGA
- a CDS encoding PQQ-dependent sugar dehydrogenase — MHHRTIRTRMLLSAGVAAAVCVVACGQDSGESAMGGGEAQDAAGAAAAADGVHSSARHDFRVVTVADGLDHPWSMAWLPGGEMLIVERPGRLRVVRDGVLQPEPVAGWPEVYRDEGQGGFMDILPHTDFAENRWLYLSYGKPNEDGSEGTTTVVRGRWDDGRVTDVEEIFESNAWHDNNNHFSGRMAFGLDGYLYLTVGDRMFEPDMMAEHPALDVTNHMGTIVRLHDDGRVPDDNPFVGNGDALPEIWSYGHRNLQGLAVDPGTGNVWSNEHGPRGGDELNLIVSGGDYGWPVVSHGINYDGTAYTLDASGEGVESPRFVWTPSIGISGMMIYRGDAFPWWKGSAFVGGMVGEQLGRVILEGTDALGVEILLPGELGRIRDVREGPDGLIYLALEHQEDLTAVVRLEPVASDVMPPE, encoded by the coding sequence ATGCACCATCGAACCATCCGGACTCGAATGCTGTTGAGCGCAGGGGTGGCCGCCGCCGTGTGCGTTGTCGCTTGCGGACAGGATTCCGGAGAGAGCGCCATGGGCGGCGGCGAAGCGCAGGACGCCGCAGGCGCCGCCGCGGCCGCCGACGGGGTCCACTCCTCCGCCCGTCACGACTTCCGCGTGGTCACCGTCGCCGATGGCCTCGACCACCCCTGGTCCATGGCGTGGCTGCCCGGCGGCGAGATGCTCATCGTGGAGCGTCCGGGTCGCCTGCGCGTGGTGCGCGACGGCGTGCTCCAGCCGGAGCCGGTGGCGGGTTGGCCGGAGGTCTACCGGGATGAGGGCCAGGGTGGCTTCATGGACATCCTGCCCCACACCGATTTCGCCGAGAACCGGTGGCTCTACCTGAGCTACGGCAAGCCCAACGAGGACGGGTCGGAGGGTACCACGACGGTGGTCAGGGGGCGCTGGGACGATGGCCGGGTCACCGACGTCGAGGAGATCTTCGAGTCCAACGCCTGGCACGACAACAACAACCACTTCTCCGGGCGGATGGCCTTCGGACTGGACGGCTACCTGTACCTGACGGTGGGCGACCGCATGTTCGAGCCCGACATGATGGCCGAACACCCGGCGCTGGACGTGACCAACCACATGGGCACCATCGTGCGCCTGCACGACGATGGCCGCGTGCCCGATGACAACCCCTTCGTGGGGAACGGCGACGCGCTACCCGAAATCTGGAGCTACGGGCATCGCAACCTGCAGGGCCTCGCGGTGGACCCGGGCACCGGGAACGTCTGGTCGAACGAGCACGGGCCCCGGGGCGGCGACGAGCTCAACCTGATCGTGAGCGGCGGAGACTACGGCTGGCCCGTGGTCTCCCACGGCATCAACTACGACGGCACGGCGTACACGCTTGACGCCTCCGGGGAGGGTGTGGAGTCCCCGCGCTTCGTGTGGACGCCATCCATCGGCATCTCCGGCATGATGATCTACCGCGGGGACGCGTTCCCCTGGTGGAAGGGCAGCGCCTTCGTCGGCGGCATGGTCGGCGAGCAGCTTGGCCGGGTCATCCTCGAAGGAACCGATGCGCTTGGCGTCGAGATCCTGCTCCCGGGCGAACTGGGGCGCATCCGCGATGTGCGTGAGGGTCCCGACGGGCTCATCTATCTCGCCCTTGAGCACCAGGAGGACCTCACGGCGGTGGTGCGCCTTGAGCCCGTGGCCAGCGACGTGATGCCTCCGGAGTAA
- a CDS encoding M20 family metallopeptidase, with amino-acid sequence MTESPWEKGTGARVLDYLHARRDRMRDLLERLVELESPSMLAASQRPVQARLREALADIGYRSRILAGRTTGGILYASPWERRHPAPYQLILGHTDTIWPVGTLEEMPMRMDRGRLYGPGTFDMKAGLVQGVFAVEALRHCVGDPEVTPVFIYNSDEEIGSPDSREHIVRLAMRADRALVLEPSLGENGKLKTTRKGGGDFTVHVTGVAAHAGLEPEKGVSAILELAHVIRKLHALNDPVRGVNVNVGTVEGGIRPNVIAPEASAEVDVRVPTLADARRVERAIRAIEATASGASVEIRGEMDRPPMEQTPGNRRLWDLAREAGAQLGLEMEESSSGGGSDGNTTSLYTPTLDGLGAVGAGAHASHEHVVLERMPERAALVALLLAAPSMLPYGAEA; translated from the coding sequence ATGACCGAATCACCCTGGGAGAAAGGCACGGGCGCGCGGGTGCTCGACTACCTGCACGCGCGCCGTGACCGGATGCGCGACCTGCTGGAGCGGCTGGTCGAACTCGAGTCGCCCTCCATGCTGGCCGCCTCGCAACGACCCGTGCAGGCCCGCCTGCGCGAGGCGCTGGCCGACATCGGGTACCGCTCCCGCATCCTCGCGGGACGGACGACCGGCGGCATCCTTTACGCCTCTCCCTGGGAGCGCCGCCATCCGGCCCCCTACCAGCTCATCCTCGGGCACACGGATACCATCTGGCCTGTGGGTACCCTCGAGGAGATGCCCATGCGGATGGACCGCGGGCGCCTGTACGGACCCGGCACCTTCGACATGAAGGCGGGCCTGGTTCAGGGCGTCTTCGCCGTGGAGGCTCTCAGGCACTGTGTCGGCGACCCCGAGGTCACGCCGGTCTTCATCTACAACTCCGACGAGGAGATCGGCAGCCCGGATTCCAGGGAGCATATCGTGCGGCTCGCGATGCGGGCGGACCGCGCGCTGGTGCTCGAACCGTCCCTGGGCGAGAACGGGAAGCTCAAGACCACCCGAAAGGGGGGTGGGGACTTCACCGTCCACGTTACCGGCGTGGCGGCGCACGCGGGGCTTGAACCGGAGAAGGGGGTGAGCGCGATCCTGGAACTCGCGCACGTAATCCGGAAGCTGCACGCCCTCAACGATCCCGTCCGCGGCGTGAACGTCAACGTGGGGACGGTCGAGGGCGGGATTCGCCCCAACGTGATCGCGCCGGAGGCGAGCGCCGAGGTGGATGTCCGCGTGCCCACCCTGGCCGACGCGCGCAGGGTCGAACGGGCCATCCGCGCCATCGAGGCCACGGCGTCGGGGGCTTCGGTCGAGATCCGGGGGGAGATGGACCGTCCTCCCATGGAGCAAACCCCGGGCAACCGCCGGCTCTGGGACCTGGCGCGGGAGGCCGGGGCACAACTGGGGCTGGAGATGGAGGAGTCGTCCTCCGGCGGGGGATCGGACGGCAACACCACGAGCCTGTACACGCCCACCCTCGATGGTCTGGGCGCGGTGGGAGCGGGCGCGCACGCCAGCCACGAACACGTGGTTCTGGAGCGCATGCCGGAGCGGGCCGCACTGGTGGCCCTGCTGCTTGCGGCGCCCTCGATGCTGCCCTACGGGGCCGAGGCCTGA